One window of the Chanodichthys erythropterus isolate Z2021 chromosome 2, ASM2448905v1, whole genome shotgun sequence genome contains the following:
- the tlr18 gene encoding toll-like receptor 18, which produces MLFSLALLLSVQAVLQIKPAKAKHSCTIRSDGRAADCKGLRLDNVPITTLPDSLEELDLSFNIIQVICKQDFFKLNHLRVLKLNFNNISLIMDDAFHGNLLLEDLNLFNNSMTEIPFKALELLTNLKDLDMSNNLYTQVSLGAAFLNFTKLKVLSIGGPLVSRLGSRDNYVLKNISLNKFAIKTGTGFKSYEPGYFSNLNTKNLWFDIAIDKEPDVLPMMLKDLANKTFDVLRFRNLFEFQYYTGKRDIFYGLQYVKTQCLTFFRGKFNEEVMRMALLNVEISPIKALELRFIDFARSLNKTQGSSVTNLTLERLVLADISNPDIMRFDWSFTWLNHVRQFSVWNVNFNSVPCDSWPEMKNVEFLDISNNQLKDSYLYNPLCDTRNTLHNLKTFNISRNRLTSLSDLASLTKDFVKLTTIDMSYNQLQYIGKRVCYWRPTITKVIAHHNNLTSDSFKCLPTSVIFLDLSYSSLDQLDMDYFNKASNLTELLLSGNKIKFIPSGWRNPYLRTLALDGNSFGLVSMTSFKDMPSLRVLTAGNNPYHCICDLYTFIQETTSKRNVTITDWPNNYKCYHPERLLNTMVSQYFPGHLVCNITLVIIISVSTTAVVVLAIMLLCYIFNVPWYIKATYQIIRAKYRAHKEGSGQTVDYTFHAFISYSHADADWVRDQLLPCLENAKPPYRLCIHERDFIPGKWIIDNIIENIENSRKVIFVLSRSFVNSVWCNYELYFAQQRAIGKTFSDVILIVKEPIDPTSLPSKFCKLKKMLNTKTYLEWPQQPTEQSFFWVQLRSVLGKPNVIRLRTTSQRSRLSSVMSVSLIELPQNQNSADEDGHQVSDQPSNRCQQTLREIA; this is translated from the exons ATGCTTTTTTCACTGGCTCTACTTCTCAGCGTCCAAGCAGTTCTGCAAATTAAGCCAGCTAAAGCCAAACATTCCTGTACAATTAGATCTGATGGCCGTGCAGCTGACTGTAAAGGTCTACGCCTAGACAATGTGCCTATAACAACGCTGCCTGACTCTCTGGAAGAGCTCGACTTGTCTTTCAATATCATACAGGTCATCTGCAAACAAGACTTTTTCAAACTTAATCATCTGCGAGTCCTCAAGCTTAATTTCAACAACATCTCTCTGATTATGGATGATGCCTTTCATGGAAACCTTCTGCTGGAGGATCTAAACCTATTTAATAACTCAATGACCGAAATCCCCTTCAAAGCTCTTGAGTTGCTCACAAATTTGAAGGATTTAGATATGTCCAATAATTTGTACACACAAGTATCTCTTGGTGCTGCTTTTTTGAATTTCACCAAGTTAAAAGTGCTGTCCATTGGCGGGCCCCTGGTTAGTAGATTAGGAAGCCGTGACAATTATGTGTTGAAGAACATCTCATTGAACAAATTTGCTATTAAAACTGGTACTGGTTTTAAAAGTTATGAACCTGGGTATTTCAGCAACCTCAACACAAAAAACTTGTGGTTCGATATAGCTATTGACAAAGAACCAGATGTGCTTCCAATGATGTTGAAAGATCTAGCCAACAAGACTTTTGATGTGCTACGTTTTCGAAACCTTTTTGAATTTCAGTACTATACTGGTAAACGGGATATTTTTTATGGCCTGCAGTATGTAAAGACTCAATGCCTAACATTCTTTCGGGGAAAATTCAATGAGGAAGTTATGAGGATGGCTCTGCTAAATGTGGAAATCAGTCCAATCAAAGCCCTGGAACTGCGTTTCATCGATTTTGCTCGTTCACTGAATAAAACACAGGGATCCAGTGTGACAAACTTGACCTTGGAACGACTGGTTCTCGC GGACATCAGTAATCCAGATATAATGCGCTTCGACTGGAGCTTTACCTGGCTTAATCATGTCCGCCAATTCAGTGTATGGAATGTAAACTTCAACAGTGTGCCGTGCGACTCGTGGCCGGAGATGAAAAATGTTGAGTTTCTGGACATCTCTAACAACCAGCTGAAGGACAGTTATCTTTATAACCCACTATGTGACACTAGAAACACATTGCACAACCTCAAAACCTTTAACATCAGCCGTAATCGACTTACCAGCCTCAGCGACTTGGCATCTCTGACCAAGGACTTTGTCAAGCTGACAACAATCGATATGAGTTACAACCAGCTGCAATATATAGGGAAGCGTGTCTGTTACTGGAGACCGACCATTACCAAAGTAATCGCTCATCATAATAATCTGACGAGCGACAGTTTTAAGTGCCTCCCCACTTCTGTAATCTTCCTCGATCTTTCATACAGCAGCCTAGACCAGCTggacatggactattttaataaggcatccaacctgacagagcTTCTCCTCAGCGGCAACAAGATCAAGTTCATCCCATCCGGCTGGAGGAATCCATACTTGAGGACACTCGCTTTAGATGGAAACTCATTTGGACTTGTTAGCATGACGTCTTTTAAGGACATGCCTAGCCTACGTGTCCTGACCGCAGGCAACAACCCTTACCACTGTATCTGTGATCTCTACACCTTCATACAAGAAACCACAAGCAAAAGGAATGTGACCATCACAGACTGGCCGAACAACTACAAGTGTTACCACCCTGAGCGTCTTCTCAACACAATGGTATCCCAATACTTCCCTGGTCATTTAGTCTGTAATATTACACTCGTTATCATCATCTCCGTGTCAACAACGGCGGTTGTTGTTCTTGCTATCATGCTTCTGTGCTACATTTTCAATGTTCCATGGTACATTAAAGCCACATACCAGATCATCAGAGCCAAGTATAGGGCCCATAAAGAAGGGTCAGGTCAGACTGTGGACTACACCTTTCATGCTTTCATTTCTTACAGCCACGCGGATGCAGACTGGGTCCGAGACCAGCTGCTCCCTTGTCTAGAGAATGCTAAGCCCCCTTACCGCCTCTGCATCCATGAAAGAGACTTCATTCCAGGGAAGTGGATCATTGACAACATCATTGAGAATATTGAAAATAGTCGCAAG GTAATCTTCGTGTTATCGCGGAGCTTCGTGAACAGCGTGTGGTGCAACTACGAGCTCTACTTCGCCCAACAACGGGCCATTGGAAAGACGTTCAGTGATGTCATTCTGATCGTGAAGGAGCCCATTGATCCCACTTCTCTTCCCAGCAAATTCTGCAAACTCAAAAAGATGCTCAATACCAAAACCTACCTAGAGTGGCCCCAGCAACCCACAGAACAGAGCTTTTTCTGGGTCCAGCTGAGGAGTGTTCTGGGGAAACCAAATGTAATAAGACTGCGCACAACCAGCCAGCGTAGCCGCCTGTCTTCAGTGATGTCCGTTTCACTGATAGAGCTGCCGCAGAACCAGAATTCTGCAGATGAAGATGGCCACCAGGTCAGCGATCAGCCTTCTAATAGATGTCAACAAACTTTGAGAGAAATTGCTTGA
- the s100a1 gene encoding protein S100-A1, with protein MVSKLENAMEGLIKVFHTYSSKEGDKYKLSKAELKSLLQGELGDFLAASKDPMVVEKIMSDLDENRDGEVDFQEFVVLVAALTVACNEFFVESMKN; from the exons ATGGTTTCGAAACTGGAAAACGCAATGGAAGGCCTCATTAAAGTCTTCCACACATACTCTTCCAAGGAAGGAGACAAGTACAAGCTAAGCAAAGCCGAGCTCAAGAGCTTGCTTCAGGGAGAACTCGGTGACTTTTTAGCA GCAAGTAAAGACCCCATGGTCGTGGAGAAGATCATGTCTGATTTGGATGAGAACCGGGATGGAGAGGTGGACTTTCAGGAGTTTGTTGTGCTGGTGGCTGCTCTCACAGTGGCTTGTAATGAGTTCTTTGTAGAGAGCATGAAGAATTAA